In the Haloterrigena turkmenica DSM 5511 genome, CGCCCGACGCCCGCGTTCTCGAGCGCCTCGGTCGACTCCGGATCGCCGTGTATGACCCGATACTCGTCCTCGTGGAGGACCGTCGCCCGTTCGCCGTCGGGTTCGACGATCACGTACTCCCGGCCCCGCGACTCGAGTTCCGAGAGGAACGCCTCGCCGCGAGGGGAGTACTCGCAGATGACGATGTGATCCTCCAGATCCGTCGCCGCCGTCGGTGCCGACGGCGCGAGCGCGTTCTGGAGCCACGGAACCGCGAACACGTCCGCGGCGGTGAGAATGAGCCCGATTCCGGCGAGTTGCATCCCAATCACCAGCAGGTTCATCTGCGGCGTCTGCCACGGCGCGTCTTGGCCGTATCCCGTCGTCGTGTACGTCTGAAAGACGATCTCGAGGGACCGATACAGCGGCTGCGGGCGGCCTTCCCACGCGGTCATGCCGTAGTTGTACAGGAGCGTAAAGAAGACGGTCGATACGACTACCAGTACGAAGTAATAGACGGTGCGACGGGATTTCCACAGCGACATACGGCTACTACCCGGTGCCGACCTGTTGAGCGTGTTGGGCGAACGGAGCAGTCGACTATCGCTCGCGAGACGTCGTCAGTTACCCATGACTAGCATCGATCCGTAGCCGAGTCCGAACGCGAGCGCGAACGATCCGACCCAGGCGACGACGGTGAGTCCCAGCTTTCGCGGACTGACGCCGGCTCCGCCGGCGACCGCGAGCCCGCTTCCGACGATCGCGCTCACGACGATCTCGTTGAACGAGACCGGCACCCCCAGCAGGACCGCACTCTGTGCGATGAGAAACGAGGGCACGAGCGTCGCGATCGATCGGCGCGGCCCCAACGACGCGTACTCCTGGGAGATCGACTTGATCATCCGCGGTGCGCTCGTCCAGGAGCCGACGAGGATTCCGACGCCGCCGCCGAGCAGGACCGCGATCGGCGACACCATCGGTAGTTCCTCGAGCAGCGGGAACAGCGGTCCGACGGCCAGCCCGACCTGACTCGCGCCCGCCGAGAACGCCACGAGTGCGCCGAGCGAGAGCAGGAACCGGCGCAGACCGTCGGCCTGATCACGTCCGACATCCCAGCGAACGACGGCCGCGACGAGCGTCCCGATCCCGAGGGAGACCGCGATCGTCGCGGCGGTGCCGTCGACGGGAACCAGCGTGGTCCCGGCGGCAGCGAGCGTTCCCCCGACCGACGAGAGAAACGCGAACTCGAGGTTCGCGACGACGGTGCCGACGATACCGGCGAGTATCGGAATGCTGAGGTTCTCGGGAACGTCCGGTCGCGGAAGAACGCTCGCGATTCCGTAGGCGATGCCCCCGCCGACGAACGGCGTGAGCACCCAGACCGCGCCGATTTCGGCGTACTTCCCCCAGGCCGGATCGCCGCCGAGTGCGAAGCCGACGCCGATGACCGACCCGGTCACGGTGAACGCGGTCGCGATCGGGTAGCCGGTGTAGATGCCGATCGCCATCAGTCCGGCGCCGATCAGCAAGACGACAATGACGCCGCTGACCGGGAGGCTGACTCCGTCCACGAGGCCGTTACCGACGGCTTCGGATACATTTCCACCCTGGGTCACTGCACCGGCGAAGCCGAGGACCCCGACGAAAAACGCCGCGCGCATCGTCGGAATCGCGTTTGCGCCGACGGCCGGTGCGAACGGCGTCGCGCCACTCGAGCCGGCGCCGATCACCCAGGCCATGAACAGGCTCGCAACGGCGGCGGTGACGAACAGCAGTATCGTTGCAGGTTCCATCAGTGTACAGAAAGCTGCAGTTTAGGTCTCGAAATTCGAGCGGCGTTAGTCGGCACCCGCCGGGGCGGTTTCGGCCGCGGTACGCTTGCTGCGCCAGACGCCTTGCAGGTAGGCGCCGGCGAACATGCCGACGAGCGCCCACAGGATGGTGATATTGCCGATCCCGAGGCTGGCGTAGGCGGCGCCGGGACAGATTCCCGAGAGCCCCCAGCCGACGCCGAATATCGCGCCGCCGATCAGGACGTTTCGGTCAAACGCCTTCAGCCGACGACGGTACGCGTCGCCCGTCAGCGGTGCGCCGTCGCGTATCCGGGGCATGACCGCGAAGGCGATCCCGGAGACGATCGCTGCGCCGAACATGACGAACAGCAGTCCGAAGTCGTCGAACTGGAGGAAGTCCAGTACAACCTCCGGTCGGGCCATGTGGCTGAACGCGAGGCCGAACCCGAAGATCAGGCCACCGACGAGGATCAGCGGCATGAACAGGGGATGGCGGTTCCCGTTCATGGTGACATCCCGATGGCCTGAACGAGCTGGGCGGTCACGATCGCGACCGTCAGGAACGTGATCACGCCGACGATCGACGTCTTCGACGCCGAGCCGACGCCGCAGACGCCGTGGCCCGACGTACAACCCTTGCCGATACGCGTCCCGATCCCGACGAAGACGCCGCCCACTAGCAGCCGCCAGGGCTGGACGTTCGTCGTCCACGCGCCGCCCTGCCAGACGGCGGCGTACACCGCCGCCCCCAGGACGATCCCCAGCGTGAACACGACGCGCCAGTCTCGAGAGGCGCGGTACTGCTGGAACCGCGACCGGTCCGAGACGTACGAGAGCGTGGACTCGAGGAACGTGCTCGCGCCCGCGGCGATTCCCGTCCCGAGGTAGATGACGACCGCGCCGAGGCCGACGAGCAGTCCCCCGATGGCGTATCGGGCAATCCCGTTTGGAAACGGCTCGGCCGGCACCGCCTGGGCGACGAGTTCAGCAGGCATTGCGATCTCGATCATGTCGATCAGTCATCCGCCAGCGACTCCTGGCTGGCCGCACAGTTGTTTGGACCGAGCTCGAGTTCGAACGCCTCCTCGTCGTCAGCCTCCTGCTGACCGAGGTTCGTCGGGATGATGTCCTCGTAGTTGGCCGGCCGCGGCGGCATGTCCGAGAGGATCAATTCGACGAACTCGTCTTCGTCCATCGTCAGGGCGTCCATCTCCGCCGTGAGCTGGCCGACCGGTGCCGTGTACGTGCCGTCGTCGGCGGGTTCGGCCGCGTCGCTGAAGTGTGCGCCGCCGATCAGCGTGTCGTCGGGTAGGGTCAGCACGCGCTCCTGCAGCGACTCGTAGAGCTGCTTTGCAGCGTCTTCCGCGCCCTCGTCGCCCTCCTCTAAGTCGGGGCGGGCGACGCTCTCGACGAACAGCCCGTCGCCGGTCGCGAGCAGCGAGTCGTCGATCAGATACGAGGTCATCCCGGAGGTGTGACCGGGCGTGTAGACGGTCTCGATCGTCGCCGAACCGACCTGGAACTCGTCGCCGTCCGCGGCCAGCGTCATCTCGTCGGCGTAGGTGACGCCGCGGTCGACCGCCGCCTCGGGGATGACGCCTTCGACGCCGACCGCGTCGAGCGAACGGACGCCCGAGATGTGGTCCGCGTGGATGTGCGTGTCGATCGCGTACTGTAGATCGACCCCCAGATCGTCCGCGTCTTCGAGGTACCGACTCGTGAACGCGCGCAGCGGGTCGATCACGGCCGCCTCGTCGCCGTCGATGAGGAAGTAGCCGAGACAGCCGCTCGAGGGACGCTGGTACTGGTAGAGCGTCCCCGCGCCGTCGTAGCGGTCGACTTCGACGCGCTCGTAGATGCGCGCCCAGCCGTTCATCCCGTCCTCGAGGTGGTCCACGTCGTAGCCGCGTTCTTTCAGCGTCCCGGCGACGTACTCGCTCGAGCCGCCCTTCGCACAGAGAACCGTAATTTCGCGGTCGTTGGGAATCTGAGCAAGGACATCGTCGTCGATCTCGTCGTCCAGGAACTCGAAGTACGGAACGTTGATCGACTCGACGTTCTCGCCCTCGATTCGCCACTCGTCGTACTCTGACTCCATACGAGTGTCGAGGAGCGTGACTGCTTCGCCCGCGTCGATCCGCTCCTTCAGCCCGTCGGGGCTGACCGATTCGACTTCGACGTCCGGCATTGGAAGGTCCATATCGTCCATGTACAGTCATCAGTATCGGCCGCTGGCACTTAAGGGTTCGGATAGTATTTTACAATACATACAATATAGAAGGGGCGAGATTATGGCCAGAATCGTAGTCCATCGGGTATAATTTTCATATAGCGCGCCCACAGGCGGTCTAACACTAGGATAAATCGCTAATCATCTCATTCGGCGTCTGTTCGGATGTTCGTGTATTGTGCAATAACCGATGCCCTTATGAGGGAGAGGGCTATATTGTACGATAGCTCCAATACGGAGCACAAAACAATGAGTTCGGAATACCAGACCGCGGAGACGCTGGACGTGAAAGGACAGTCCTGCCCGATGCCCATCGTGAAGACTAAGCAAGCGATCGACGACCTCCAGGCCGGCGACGTTCTCGAGGTCGTCGCGACGGACTCGGGCAGCATGAGCGACATTCAGGGGTGGGCCGACGGAACCGACGGCGTCGAACTCCTCGAGCAGGTCGAGGACGGCGATCTCTACACCCACTACGTGAAGAAGACGGAATAATGAGCACGGACAACCCCACCTCGTCGGTCGACGACGCCGATCCAGACGTCGACGCCGCCGAGCTGCAGGCGCTGCGCGAGCGCGTCGAGGAACTGGAGGAGTCGATGGCAGCGGTGGACACTGGCGACGATCAGAAGAAGATGACCATCGTCGCGACACAGGGAAGTTTCGACATGGCGTATCCGCCACTGATCCTCGCGAGCACGGCGGCCGCCTTCGGCTGGGAGGTCGTCGTCTTCCACACGTTCTGGGGACTCGACATCCTCCACGAGGAGAAGTCGGCGGACCTCAAGCTGAGCGCCGTCGGGAACCCGAACATGCCGGTCCCGAATGCCGTGGCCGCGCTCCCCGGCATGGACACGATGGCCACGAAGATGATGCAGAAGAAGATCGACGACAACGGCACCGCCACCATCGAGGAGTTGATCGACCTCTCGCTCGAGAGCGGCGTCGACCTGCAGGCCTGCCAGATGACCATCGAGCTGATGGACTACGACGAGGACGACTTCTACGACGGCGTCACCACCGGCGTCGGCGCGGCCACCGCGTTGCAACACATGGCCGAATCCGACATCCAACTCCTCGTCTAATCTTTCGCCGATACCGAGCCCGCGCTTCAAAGCCGAATCTACGCGTCCTCGAGCCGGTCGCCGACACAGAAAGCGATTGCCACGTTGAAAGAGACGGCGTGGGCGCCGATTGGTGGAGACGTGCCTCTGACAGAGTGTAGCGTTTCGAATACCGCGCTGACTACACCCGTTCCGATATGTGGGATCCTCTGTTATTATCCTTTCGTATTATAGTGTCTACTATACAATAATCCGCGAGCCATTTCTGCCAAAGAGACCGTCGTGGAATCGAAGGCGTTTGAGAGCGCTATCAAATCGCCATCAGCGCCGGCTGGCCGCCGATTCGGAGCCCTCGAGCCGACCTAGCGACTCGAGGTCGGCCTAAGTGGCGGGGACGGCCGCCGAAGGCCGACGATCACCGTGTCGCAGAAGTCGGCGCCGACGCCGGACGGCCGGTTACTCGGCGTAGTCGTCGATCAGCTCGCGGAGTCGGTCCTCCGGCAGCGCGCCGGTGTGTTGTTCGACCTGTTCGCCGTCCGCGAAGAGGACGAGCGTCGGGACGCCGCGAACACCGTAGGTGGCCGCCAGTTGCTGGTGTTCGTCCACATCGACTTTCGCGATCACGGCCGCTGTCTCGTCGGCCAGTCCCTCGAGGACCGGCTCGAGCATCTGGCAGGGGCCACACCAGTCGGCGTAGAAGTCCACGAGGACGACATTGTACTCCGCGGTGACGTCTTCGAGGTGAGCCTCGCTTTCGACGTGGAGGGGCTCGTCGATCGGTTCTCCTGCAGCACCGCCGCGTGCATCGGTTGCCATCAGTTCTCCGTACGAGCCGACGGCGTTTAAGGGTTATGTGTGTATTGCGCAATACAATCTGACGGAGAACTGGTGTCGCTATCGGATGTCACTCGGACCGCTACCGCGCCACGAGATCGGATGAACCCCGAGAGGAAGGGAGGAGAGGGGGCTCATCGAACACCGTCCCACCGCGGTGTTCGCGTTCGCTTCTTCATTCGTCACCAGTCAATGTGTTCGAGACCGGACTCGAGTCAGACGGGATCGAGCGGAGAAATCGAACCATCAGCACGACGCTGCCGAGCGTCAACGCCCCGAAGATAACGATCTGGGGGGCGGGAACGGCCTGCCCGTCTCGGATCATGAAAACCGCCATCGCCAGTACCGCTCCGCCGAGCGTGGCGATCTTCACGAGGAGAACGGCGGTGAACGCGTACCCATAGGGTCGGCCGACCCGCAGCCAGTACGCGGTGAGGACGAACGCGGGAACGATGATCCCGAGATCGAACGCGTAGATGACGGACGTCGGGAGTCCGGCCTCGACGATACTCGGTGGGATCGTCCCGGAGCGAATCGCGGGGAAGATTTCCGAGAGCCAGAGGAACGCTATCAGGACGCCCAGCAGCAGGTGGAACGCGACGTACGCCCGGTCGGACCGCCGCCCCACCGATCGCTTCAGCGCGGTCGCGTCCAGCCGGACCATCCCGCCGACGAACGTGAAGAGCGTCAGCCAGAGCAGCGTCGTATAGATCAGGTAGAGTTCGTTGAACGCCGTCATGAACGAGTAGGAAGCGTACGTGTAGAGCAGGTAGCCGATCACGCCCAGCCAGACGATGTAGCCGCGAAGCGATCCCCGGGTCGCGAAGTACAGCGACAGGACGAGGGCCGGCAACGCGACGACGAGCGTCAACAGGTCCTGTCCGTACATCTGCGGGAGGAGTACTGGCGCGTCGCGATAGAACCCGGGGACGAACAGCCCGACGGTCGTCGCGACCGCGGTCAAGATCGATATCACCGCCGTTGACAGGACGTACGAACGAGGAACAGGCGGGCGAGAAGTGGCCATGTGGCTACGGGTTCTTCGTTCGGTCACCTGTATCTACTGCCGACGGAGGCCGAAGTCCCCCGTTGGAGGAGCGTTCTGTCAGTACGCCCTGAAGTTTGGGACGATGACCGTGAACGCTCCCGAAGTGGCGTCCGACGCGTTCGTGTCGAGAGTACGGGAGTCCGCTGACAAGCCCGCTGCTTCAGCGGTGGGTAGCTGACGGTTGCTCCGATTCGTCGAGGCGGCATCCCTGTTAGCGCAACGTGCGGTGACTCGATATTCCTCGACGTTCTCAAAACCACTTCCAGCGCGCAATGATTCGACAGCAGCCAGCGGACTAGAAGAGTTCGTCGAGAGGCCGGTCCGCACCGTCTTCGGTCTCGATGTCTTCGTTCGGCTCGATAGGAGGAGCATCGAAGAGGCGGCCGCCACCGTGTTCTCGGGCAGCGAGCACGTCATCGATAAGTGTCTCTGTTTCGTCGTCTAGTTCTGGAATTTTGAGGGCATCGCTAACGTCTTCTGGCAGGTCTGGTCGAGGCGCATCCTGATGGCGTTTGATTTTCTCGGTGAGATAGAGATGTTCCTGCAGGGCACGCAGAACCGGGACGTACCGGAGGTAGCTGTACTCATCCAAGAGGGTGACCCCGTAGCTGGTCAACCCCCAGAACTCCCGTGGATCGTTACGCTCGGCCTCATCTCCACGGTATTTGTACTTCGCCATCACCTGCTTCTCTGCAAGCCGGTCGAGATGCTCCCGGATGGTAGAGCGATTCTTGGGCACGAGGTATTCGAACTCGTCGAGCGTCGCCAGGTACCGTGGATGCCCGAGCACGGCTTGGATGATGTGGTAGCGGGTTTCTTGCGTGAGGAATTGGTGTGCCCGTCGCTGTTTCTCGATCGGTAGGACGTCGTCACCGCCGAACGGGTCTGCCTCGCCGCCGATCGGATTTCCTGGACCTCCCACACTATTGCTCATACGTGTCCATTTCGTCTCCACTCACGTAACTATTCGGGATGGGCGAGTTGGATTTAGAGCGAATTTCCAACCCGAATGCGAGTTTTTAAGACGAACACGTCTGTAGTCGGATATATGAGTGGCCCACGGGTTCCACGCAATTCATACGCCATCTACCGGGCTGTCGACCGAATTTTCGAGGGAATTATCTCTCCGCCACAGGGGGACTACCACGCAGTCGTCCGCTATATGAACGAAGAACTCCCCCGGTTCGAGCAAGCCGATAGTAGCTATCTCATTCTTGGGAGCTACCGCAGCGAATACGGACGGCGCCTTCGAGAGTTCGCTAACTGTCTCAACATGCCGACGAACGCCGAATCGATCGTTCTCGGGGATACGATCAACTTAGATACCGCGGTCGTCCCCGAATTCGACATCAAGATCAACCTCCTCGGTGAGGCAGCAGATTACGTCGCTGGCGTCTATGAGAAAGAAAGCGGCGGTGAGAGCCCGGAACTCGGAGTCGTCAGAGCACTCTTCGCGAATAAGACGTTCGTATTCCCGCGTGACTATACTGGCCTCACCCGCGATAGCCTGGAGACACGAGAAGACGTCATTCAGGCTGCTCTGGTGGTGTATTACGCCGACTTCGATCATATCGAGAGTGAGCAGCGAGTCGCCGAGAAGAAGAAAGCGGAAATCGCATCGCTACTGACAGCAGCGCGAGAGGAAGGTATCGAGATCACCGAGCGAGAACTCACCGACGTGATCAAAGAGCGTCAAAACGATCTCGATGAGCCGCCCGCCGAATATAGCTGGGTCCATCTGAGCTTCTTCAAACGGTTCGAGGCGATGAACCAGTGCCACCCTTGGACGACGACGGCCGAACTGCGAGACCGTGCTGATGAGATGCCGGGGCCAGAACGCCCGCGGTGGGAAACTGAATTCGACGTAGGGATGTTCCGGGACGACTAGCCGGACTCACGGACATACGTGCCGTTCTGAATCGAGAATCGCGTGCGCATTCGTATCGACGACAACGCGACCTTCACTCGTTGAATCGGTAGCTTCGCCCGCTTCGTGTACTGGTTTGAGGCGTGGCTTCGGTCGAACCCTGAATTTTTTCGTCCTACTGATGGACCGCGTCGTATGGTATCTATCCTCGTGATATACGGAACGGGCGAGGGACAGACGGCAAAGATCGCCGAGACCGTCGCCGACGCGATCGAGGAGCGCGGTCACGAGACGACCGTGACCGACGTCGCGGCCGATTCGGGGTCGGTCGATGTCGACGATTTCGACGCGGTGCTGGTGGGTGCGTCGATCCACGTTGGAAAGCAGCAGGCCGCGGTCCGAACCTTCGCGACGGACCACCGAGACGCCCTCGAGTCGCGCCCGACGGGGTTCTTCCAGGTGTCGCTGTCGTCGGCGACGGACGACGACACGCGGCGGGCGGAGGCCGCGGGCTACGTCGATGCGTTCGTCGAGGAGACGGGGTGGCAACCCGATCGCGTCGGCCTCTTCGGGGGTGCGCTCCGGTATTCGAAGTACGGGTTCCTCAAACGGCTGGTGATGAAGCGGATCGCCAGGGAGGCC is a window encoding:
- a CDS encoding inorganic phosphate transporter, which codes for MEPATILLFVTAAVASLFMAWVIGAGSSGATPFAPAVGANAIPTMRAAFFVGVLGFAGAVTQGGNVSEAVGNGLVDGVSLPVSGVIVVLLIGAGLMAIGIYTGYPIATAFTVTGSVIGVGFALGGDPAWGKYAEIGAVWVLTPFVGGGIAYGIASVLPRPDVPENLSIPILAGIVGTVVANLEFAFLSSVGGTLAAAGTTLVPVDGTAATIAVSLGIGTLVAAVVRWDVGRDQADGLRRFLLSLGALVAFSAGASQVGLAVGPLFPLLEELPMVSPIAVLLGGGVGILVGSWTSAPRMIKSISQEYASLGPRRSIATLVPSFLIAQSAVLLGVPVSFNEIVVSAIVGSGLAVAGGAGVSPRKLGLTVVAWVGSFALAFGLGYGSMLVMGN
- a CDS encoding YeeE/YedE family protein, whose product is MNGNRHPLFMPLILVGGLIFGFGLAFSHMARPEVVLDFLQFDDFGLLFVMFGAAIVSGIAFAVMPRIRDGAPLTGDAYRRRLKAFDRNVLIGGAIFGVGWGLSGICPGAAYASLGIGNITILWALVGMFAGAYLQGVWRSKRTAAETAPAGAD
- a CDS encoding YeeE/YedE family protein, producing the protein MPAELVAQAVPAEPFPNGIARYAIGGLLVGLGAVVIYLGTGIAAGASTFLESTLSYVSDRSRFQQYRASRDWRVVFTLGIVLGAAVYAAVWQGGAWTTNVQPWRLLVGGVFVGIGTRIGKGCTSGHGVCGVGSASKTSIVGVITFLTVAIVTAQLVQAIGMSP
- a CDS encoding MBL fold metallo-hydrolase, whose protein sequence is MDDMDLPMPDVEVESVSPDGLKERIDAGEAVTLLDTRMESEYDEWRIEGENVESINVPYFEFLDDEIDDDVLAQIPNDREITVLCAKGGSSEYVAGTLKERGYDVDHLEDGMNGWARIYERVEVDRYDGAGTLYQYQRPSSGCLGYFLIDGDEAAVIDPLRAFTSRYLEDADDLGVDLQYAIDTHIHADHISGVRSLDAVGVEGVIPEAAVDRGVTYADEMTLAADGDEFQVGSATIETVYTPGHTSGMTSYLIDDSLLATGDGLFVESVARPDLEEGDEGAEDAAKQLYESLQERVLTLPDDTLIGGAHFSDAAEPADDGTYTAPVGQLTAEMDALTMDEDEFVELILSDMPPRPANYEDIIPTNLGQQEADDEEAFELELGPNNCAASQESLADD
- a CDS encoding sulfurtransferase TusA family protein, with the translated sequence MSSEYQTAETLDVKGQSCPMPIVKTKQAIDDLQAGDVLEVVATDSGSMSDIQGWADGTDGVELLEQVEDGDLYTHYVKKTE
- a CDS encoding DsrE/DsrF/DrsH-like family protein, giving the protein MSTDNPTSSVDDADPDVDAAELQALRERVEELEESMAAVDTGDDQKKMTIVATQGSFDMAYPPLILASTAAAFGWEVVVFHTFWGLDILHEEKSADLKLSAVGNPNMPVPNAVAALPGMDTMATKMMQKKIDDNGTATIEELIDLSLESGVDLQACQMTIELMDYDEDDFYDGVTTGVGAATALQHMAESDIQLLV
- the trxA gene encoding thioredoxin, with translation MATDARGGAAGEPIDEPLHVESEAHLEDVTAEYNVVLVDFYADWCGPCQMLEPVLEGLADETAAVIAKVDVDEHQQLAATYGVRGVPTLVLFADGEQVEQHTGALPEDRLRELIDDYAE
- the hemG gene encoding menaquinone-dependent protoporphyrinogen IX dehydrogenase — encoded protein: MVSILVIYGTGEGQTAKIAETVADAIEERGHETTVTDVAADSGSVDVDDFDAVLVGASIHVGKQQAAVRTFATDHRDALESRPTGFFQVSLSSATDDDTRRAEAAGYVDAFVEETGWQPDRVGLFGGALRYSKYGFLKRLVMKRIAREATGDTDASRDYEYTDWEEVEAFANDFAAFVEGRLGVAPPSSE